The proteins below come from a single Oscillatoria salina IIICB1 genomic window:
- a CDS encoding NADPH-dependent FMN reductase codes for MVKIVGIGGSLRPNSYSYQALKIAVQRVEALGAEVEILDLREMKLPLCDGGDDYPDYPDVAQLQATVKAADGLILATPEYHGSVSGVLKNALDLMSFDELSGKVTGLISVLGGQSNSNALNDLRTIMRWVHAWVIPEQIAVGQAWQAFSEDGKIVDEKLSQRFDKFAESLVENTSKLSQVV; via the coding sequence ATGGTAAAAATAGTTGGCATTGGGGGAAGTTTGCGCCCCAACTCCTACAGCTATCAAGCTTTAAAAATAGCTGTTCAGCGAGTGGAAGCCCTAGGTGCAGAGGTAGAAATTCTTGACTTGCGGGAAATGAAGCTACCTTTGTGCGATGGTGGTGACGACTACCCCGATTACCCAGATGTTGCGCAGCTACAAGCAACAGTCAAAGCCGCAGATGGTTTAATTTTAGCGACTCCAGAGTATCACGGTAGCGTGAGTGGGGTACTGAAAAATGCTTTAGACTTAATGAGTTTTGACGAATTATCGGGGAAAGTGACAGGGTTAATCAGCGTATTAGGAGGACAATCGAATAGTAACGCCTTAAACGATCTCCGCACGATTATGCGTTGGGTACACGCTTGGGTTATTCCCGAACAGATTGCAGTGGGTCAAGCTTGGCAAGCTTTTAGCGAAGATGGGAAAATCGTCGATGAGAAGCTTTCCCAACGTTTCGACAAATTTGCTGAAAGTCTAGTGGAAAATACATCTAAACTGAGTCAAGTCGTCTAA
- a CDS encoding DUF3531 family protein, with product MEVQFREFNPFDLWIWLEFDTVPSPREKQYIEEVFNSWFYIGKLGAFNAENLQVQDSGIEISYMEYDNVAASSAMMSPMHNMGEFEYQGVWGRCWFDLGTSDLIALDILINALREFSKELVQIKRLIIGGENEDWTINQRQNSVFYQG from the coding sequence ATGGAAGTACAATTCCGCGAATTTAATCCTTTTGACCTGTGGATTTGGTTAGAATTTGATACTGTCCCCTCACCAAGGGAAAAACAGTACATTGAAGAAGTCTTTAACTCTTGGTTTTATATTGGTAAACTGGGAGCATTTAATGCGGAAAATCTTCAGGTACAAGATTCTGGGATTGAGATTAGCTACATGGAATACGATAATGTCGCAGCTAGCAGCGCGATGATGTCACCAATGCACAATATGGGTGAATTTGAGTATCAAGGAGTTTGGGGTCGCTGCTGGTTCGATCTAGGAACTAGCGATTTAATTGCTTTGGATATTTTGATTAATGCTTTACGAGAATTTAGTAAAGAATTGGTGCAAATTAAGCGGTTAATTATTGGTGGAGAAAATGAAGATTGGACAATTAATCAGCGCCAGAATTCGGTTTTTTATCAAGGTTAA